From the genome of Candidatus Methylomirabilota bacterium, one region includes:
- a CDS encoding acyl-CoA dehydrogenase family protein, with the protein MDLNYSPEDRAFQAEVRRWFETNLPRHELRTPDERKTWHRTLHDAGYVGMGWPRQYGGGGATPMQQAIVADEMARVNAPPTINGLGIGIVGPTIIVHGTEAQKQRYLKKILAAEELWCQLYSEPNAGSDLASLKTRAEDKGERFEVTGQKIWTSGGLIADWGLLLARTDSTVPKHKGISCFLLTMRQPGVEVRPLRQITGSAQFSEVFMTQARVEKSDLIGRLGQGWEIAQTTLSYERGGNSLARVTRYASALNQLVKAARELSRGGRPLIDDPLVRSRLGRIYAELEVQRYAALRVLSALQKGEAPGPASSITKLSYSEFEKRMHELAQEILGPWGQVTAGAPDDFSEVDTSSGEPGTWATAFLWSRAGTIYAGSSEIQKNVIGERVLGLPKEPRADRTKA; encoded by the coding sequence ATGGATCTGAACTACTCGCCCGAGGACCGCGCCTTCCAGGCCGAAGTGCGGCGGTGGTTCGAGACCAACCTTCCGCGCCACGAGCTCAGGACGCCCGACGAGCGCAAGACGTGGCACCGCACGCTCCACGACGCGGGCTACGTGGGGATGGGCTGGCCCCGCCAGTACGGGGGCGGGGGCGCCACGCCGATGCAGCAGGCCATCGTCGCCGACGAGATGGCGCGCGTGAACGCGCCTCCCACCATCAACGGCCTCGGCATCGGGATCGTCGGGCCGACGATCATCGTCCACGGCACCGAGGCGCAGAAGCAACGCTACCTCAAGAAGATCCTGGCGGCCGAGGAGCTGTGGTGCCAGCTCTACTCCGAGCCCAACGCGGGCTCGGATCTGGCCAGCCTCAAGACGCGGGCCGAGGACAAGGGCGAGCGTTTCGAGGTAACCGGGCAGAAGATCTGGACCAGCGGCGGCCTGATCGCCGACTGGGGGCTCCTGCTCGCCCGCACGGACTCGACGGTGCCCAAGCACAAGGGCATTTCGTGCTTCCTCCTCACCATGCGCCAGCCGGGCGTGGAGGTGCGCCCGCTCAGGCAGATCACCGGCAGCGCCCAGTTCTCGGAAGTGTTCATGACCCAGGCCCGGGTCGAGAAATCCGACCTGATCGGGCGGCTCGGCCAGGGCTGGGAGATCGCGCAGACGACGCTCTCGTACGAGCGCGGCGGCAACTCGCTGGCCCGCGTCACCCGCTACGCCTCCGCCTTGAACCAGCTGGTGAAGGCGGCCCGGGAGCTCTCCCGAGGCGGCCGGCCGCTCATCGACGATCCGCTGGTCCGGAGCAGGCTGGGCCGCATCTACGCCGAGCTGGAGGTGCAGCGCTACGCCGCGCTGCGCGTGCTGAGCGCGCTCCAGAAGGGCGAGGCGCCGGGGCCGGCCTCCTCGATCACCAAGCTCTCCTACAGCGAGTTCGAGAAGCGGATGCACGAGCTGGCCCAGGAGATCCTGGGTCCCTGGGGCCAGGTCACGGCGGGCGCGCCCGACGATTTCTCGGAGGTGGACACGTCCTCCGGCGAGCCCGGGACCTGGGCCACGGCCTTCCTCTGGTCGCGGGCGGGGACCATCTACGCCGGCTCCTCGGAGATTCAGAAGAACGTCATCGGCGAGCGCGTCCTCGGGCTGCCCAAGGAGCCGCGCGCCGACAGGACCAAGGCCTGA
- a CDS encoding MaoC family dehydratase: protein MPESLPEHRVKARNTSGTGENKIHDDAVARRYGFRGGLVPGVTLYAYLTQPLVATLGAPWLARGTASVRFVQPVLDGEEVTVTGAITARDPSGVTASLAAATAASDECAVATAMLPARLPTPVNIALYGAAPLPAERPPVSRALLERPGLLGTPEALYDEERAATFLDGAADPLRLYRGPEGWAHPAFFLDQANRALDRNVRLGLWIHVSSRIRHLGGARVGERLETRGRVRSLYEKKGREYVELDLLIVAGPAARPVAHVLHTAIYRLPPP from the coding sequence ATGCCGGAATCGCTGCCCGAGCACCGGGTGAAGGCCCGCAACACGTCGGGCACGGGCGAGAACAAGATCCACGACGACGCGGTGGCCCGCCGCTACGGTTTCCGCGGCGGCCTCGTCCCCGGCGTCACCCTCTATGCCTACCTCACCCAGCCGCTCGTGGCCACGCTGGGAGCGCCGTGGCTCGCGCGCGGCACCGCCAGCGTTCGCTTCGTGCAACCCGTGCTGGATGGCGAGGAGGTGACCGTGACGGGCGCGATCACCGCGCGCGACCCCAGCGGCGTCACCGCGAGCCTGGCGGCCGCGACGGCGGCGTCGGACGAGTGCGCGGTGGCGACGGCGATGCTGCCGGCGAGGCTGCCGACGCCGGTGAACATCGCGCTCTACGGCGCGGCGCCGCTCCCCGCCGAGCGGCCGCCGGTGAGCCGGGCGCTGCTGGAGCGTCCGGGGCTGCTCGGCACGCCCGAGGCGCTGTACGACGAGGAGCGCGCCGCCACGTTTCTCGACGGCGCGGCGGACCCGCTGCGTCTCTATCGCGGGCCCGAGGGGTGGGCGCATCCGGCCTTCTTCCTCGACCAGGCCAACCGCGCCCTCGACCGCAACGTGCGCCTCGGCCTCTGGATCCACGTGTCGAGCCGTATCCGCCACCTCGGTGGCGCCCGCGTCGGCGAACGGCTGGAGACACGCGGGCGCGTCCGCTCCCTCTACGAGAAGAAGGGCCGCGAGTACGTCGAGCTGGACCTCCTCATCGTCGCCGGACCCGCCGCCCGGCCCGTCGCCCACGTGCTGCACACGGCGATCTATCGACTGCCGCCGCCCTAG
- the dusB gene encoding tRNA dihydrouridine synthase DusB, whose amino-acid sequence MLLDLRLAPMAGVTNAPFRLIARECGAGPLTSEEIDARALIEGNERTRVLAQYLPEEHPIAFQLLGGDPDVVAEAARRLEAAGADAIDLNMGCPVPKIVAKGHGAALMRDGLRAGVIFRTVRKAVGVPFTIKIRGGWDDRTVNAVEIAQIAESEGIDGITVHPRTRSQQYTGRAPWEIIASVVDAVRVPVIGNGDVRSHEDAAAMIRATGCAAAMIGRGALGAPWIFRAGSVSRDERARIIRRHSKLIEAHLPERLALAQLRKHLAWYSTGLPCGARLRPALFQAPDAAGIQALFWEAW is encoded by the coding sequence ATGCTCCTCGACCTCCGCCTGGCCCCGATGGCGGGCGTGACGAACGCGCCCTTCCGGCTGATCGCCCGCGAGTGCGGCGCCGGCCCGCTCACCAGCGAGGAGATCGACGCCCGGGCCCTCATCGAGGGCAACGAGCGCACGCGCGTCCTGGCCCAGTACTTGCCGGAAGAGCACCCGATCGCGTTTCAACTCCTGGGCGGCGATCCCGACGTCGTGGCCGAGGCCGCCCGCCGGCTCGAGGCCGCCGGCGCCGATGCGATCGACCTCAACATGGGCTGCCCGGTGCCCAAGATCGTCGCCAAGGGTCACGGCGCGGCGCTGATGCGCGACGGGCTGCGCGCCGGCGTCATCTTCCGGACCGTGCGCAAGGCGGTCGGCGTGCCCTTCACGATCAAGATCCGCGGAGGCTGGGACGACCGCACCGTCAACGCCGTGGAGATCGCGCAGATCGCCGAGAGCGAGGGAATCGACGGCATCACCGTCCACCCGCGCACGCGCTCCCAGCAGTACACGGGCCGGGCCCCCTGGGAGATCATCGCCAGCGTCGTGGACGCCGTGCGGGTGCCGGTGATCGGCAACGGGGACGTCCGCAGCCATGAGGACGCGGCGGCCATGATCCGCGCGACGGGTTGCGCCGCCGCCATGATCGGTCGTGGCGCCCTGGGGGCGCCCTGGATCTTCAGGGCCGGGAGCGTCTCGCGGGACGAGCGCGCCCGGATCATCCGGCGTCACTCGAAGCTGATCGAGGCCCACCTGCCCGAGCGGCTGGCGCTCGCCCAGCTCCGCAAGCACCTCGCCTGGTACTCGACCGGCCTGCCCTGCGGCGCGCGGCTGCGCCCGGCGCTCTTCCAGGCGCCCGACGCCGCCGGGATTCAAGCGCTCTTCTGGGAGGCCTGGTGA
- a CDS encoding aminotransferase class V-fold PLP-dependent enzyme gives MSGRPFLQIPGPTLVPDRIVRAMSQPIIDHRGPKFEALVHECLEGLKGIFQTERGRIALYPGSGTGAWEATLVNTLSPGDRVLACVNGFFSTGFAKTAAAFGVDVERIEVPYGAGVAAAQVEARLRADEAREIRAVLVVHNETSTGVTSNVAAVRAAMDRVGHPALLLVDTVSSLASIDFRFDAWGVDVALTGPQKGLMLPPGMAILAVSERAVTASEKATCPRSYWDWQPVFERNRRGQFPYTPATALLFGLREAIAMIDEEGLPQVFARHARLAEACRRAVRAWGLPLLCRDPAEYSNTLTAVVMPPGYDSDAFVAQAYRRVNLSLGVGLGDVKGKAFRIGHLGSLNELDLLGGLAGVEMMLKEFGVPVKLGAGLGAAEEFLLS, from the coding sequence ATGTCCGGACGGCCCTTTCTCCAGATTCCCGGTCCCACGCTCGTCCCCGACCGGATCGTGCGCGCCATGTCGCAGCCGATCATCGATCACCGGGGTCCGAAGTTCGAGGCGCTCGTGCACGAGTGCCTCGAAGGCCTCAAGGGGATCTTCCAGACCGAGCGCGGGCGCATCGCCCTCTATCCCGGCTCCGGCACCGGCGCCTGGGAGGCGACCCTCGTCAACACGCTCTCGCCCGGGGACCGCGTGCTGGCCTGCGTCAACGGCTTCTTCTCGACGGGCTTCGCGAAGACGGCTGCCGCCTTCGGGGTCGACGTGGAGCGGATCGAAGTGCCGTACGGCGCCGGCGTGGCCGCGGCTCAGGTGGAGGCACGCCTGCGCGCCGACGAGGCGCGCGAGATCCGCGCCGTGCTCGTGGTCCACAACGAGACCTCCACCGGCGTCACGTCGAACGTCGCCGCCGTGCGCGCGGCGATGGACCGCGTGGGCCACCCGGCGCTCCTGCTCGTGGACACCGTCTCCTCGCTGGCGTCCATCGACTTCCGCTTCGACGCCTGGGGCGTGGACGTGGCGCTGACCGGCCCCCAGAAGGGTCTCATGCTGCCGCCGGGCATGGCGATCCTGGCCGTGAGCGAGCGCGCCGTCACCGCCAGCGAGAAGGCCACGTGCCCGCGCTCGTACTGGGACTGGCAGCCGGTGTTCGAGCGCAACCGCCGCGGGCAGTTTCCCTACACGCCGGCGACCGCGCTGCTGTTCGGCCTTCGCGAGGCGATCGCCATGATCGACGAGGAGGGCCTGCCCCAGGTCTTCGCCCGCCACGCGCGGCTGGCCGAGGCGTGCCGACGCGCGGTGCGCGCCTGGGGGCTCCCGCTGCTCTGCCGCGATCCCGCCGAGTACTCCAACACGCTCACGGCCGTGGTGATGCCGCCGGGCTACGACTCCGACGCGTTCGTCGCCCAGGCCTACCGCCGGGTGAACCTCTCGCTCGGCGTCGGCCTGGGTGACGTCAAGGGCAAGGCCTTCCGCATCGGCCACCTCGGTAGCCTCAACGAGCTTGATCTGCTCGGCGGGCTGGCCGGGGTGGAGATGATGCTGAAGGAGTTCGGCGTGCCCGTGAAGCTCGGCGCCGGGCTCGGCGCCGCCGAGGAGTTCCTGCTCAGCTGA
- a CDS encoding class I SAM-dependent methyltransferase: protein MTNRKLDVGCGTLDESKRARYRRYGLNPDEYIGVDHARIPGVSVVADLDRSLPFADKSVDEIVAVHLLEHVRDLEHTMREFHRILKPGGPLRAWVPHCFSAIAFGDTTHRRFFAYDSLSQFDSRHPTGYYYDFHFEFVLSRMQVFRRWYKPRLLDRILEAIINKNQSRGQRFLKVLPYKEWEIYFHLRKPVGGMSQSDRPRAAMSQTASTSGPRTA from the coding sequence ATGACGAACCGGAAGCTCGACGTCGGCTGCGGCACCCTGGACGAGTCCAAGCGCGCACGCTATCGCCGTTACGGACTCAACCCTGACGAGTACATCGGCGTCGACCACGCGCGCATCCCCGGGGTCTCGGTCGTCGCCGATCTCGACCGGTCGCTTCCCTTCGCCGACAAGAGCGTGGACGAGATCGTGGCGGTGCACCTCCTGGAACACGTCCGGGACCTCGAACACACCATGCGGGAGTTCCACCGGATTCTGAAGCCCGGTGGCCCCTTGCGCGCGTGGGTGCCGCACTGCTTCAGCGCGATCGCCTTCGGCGACACCACTCACCGGCGGTTCTTTGCCTACGATAGCCTCTCCCAGTTCGATTCACGCCACCCCACCGGCTACTACTACGACTTCCACTTCGAGTTCGTGCTGTCGCGAATGCAGGTGTTCCGGCGGTGGTACAAGCCTCGGCTCCTCGATCGGATCCTCGAAGCGATCATCAACAAGAATCAGTCGCGGGGACAACGGTTCCTGAAGGTCCTGCCCTACAAGGAGTGGGAGATCTACTTCCACCTCCGCAAGCCCGTCGGAGGGATGAGTCAGTCCGACCGCCCGCGCGCGGCGATGTCCCAGACCGCCTCGACCTCGGGCCCGCGCACCGCGTAG
- a CDS encoding cation:proton antiporter encodes MVTDPVFFRDLAYVFVAAVLGGSIAWLTRQPLILGYVLGGILVSPLTPGPSVTDIRTFELFAEIGVVLLMFSVGLEFSLQDLLRVKWVAVLGGPLGIVLCVGLGMGVGVALGWPPLQGAIVGIVVSVASTMVLARLLLDRGELHSRHGRVMIGITLVEDLAVVVLTVLIPELALEGERLVAIAVALGKAGLILIPFWFLAARVVPHLMTRVARTHNQELFLLVALAIGLGTAALTQAVGLSLALGAFLAGLLISESDFAHETLARLLPLRDVFVAFFFVTIGALIDPGTLLSNLPLLGVMVGLIVVGKLVIWTAVVWLFRRPLWTALLVGVGLTQIGEFSFILVEVARRAGHVGRDVYNATLAASLLTILVNALLVRYATEWIGRARLARPPQPALPEAGDLRDHVVLCGFGRVGSAVGEALETFRLPYVVVEMDLDIVKGLRARGIPCLFGDAAQRRVQEAARVARAALVLVTIPEDDHARLAVLATRALNPQVPILARVHHREAHAPLLAAGATEVIQPELEAGLTLIRRGLGHLPLPKQSLVAYLECLRDAISGAPGRETRQGWPTVRELTLGSDSFADQPLREARLRERFGVTVVRIVRANGDVVLSPEAETLLRPGDRISVFGLPHQIEAFLAAARAEGQGQDQPAI; translated from the coding sequence ATGGTCACCGACCCCGTCTTCTTCCGCGATCTGGCCTACGTGTTCGTGGCCGCCGTCCTGGGGGGGTCCATCGCGTGGCTCACGCGCCAGCCCCTGATCCTCGGCTACGTGCTGGGCGGCATTCTCGTCAGCCCCCTCACGCCGGGGCCCTCGGTCACCGACATCCGCACCTTCGAGCTGTTCGCCGAGATCGGTGTGGTCCTGCTGATGTTTTCCGTGGGGCTCGAGTTCAGCCTTCAAGATTTGCTCCGCGTGAAATGGGTGGCCGTCCTCGGCGGCCCGCTGGGGATCGTGCTGTGCGTGGGCCTTGGGATGGGCGTCGGCGTCGCCCTCGGCTGGCCGCCGCTGCAGGGGGCGATCGTGGGCATCGTGGTCTCGGTGGCCAGCACGATGGTCCTGGCCCGCCTGCTGCTCGATCGAGGCGAGCTCCATTCCCGCCACGGGCGGGTCATGATCGGGATCACGCTGGTCGAAGACCTCGCCGTCGTCGTCCTCACCGTCCTCATCCCGGAGTTGGCGCTCGAAGGCGAGCGCCTCGTCGCCATCGCGGTCGCCCTGGGCAAGGCCGGCCTCATCCTGATCCCGTTCTGGTTCCTGGCCGCCCGGGTCGTGCCCCACCTCATGACGCGCGTGGCCCGGACCCACAACCAGGAGCTGTTCCTCCTGGTCGCGCTGGCCATCGGCCTGGGCACGGCGGCGTTGACCCAGGCGGTCGGCCTGTCCCTGGCCCTGGGCGCGTTCCTGGCGGGGTTGCTGATCAGCGAGTCCGACTTCGCCCACGAGACGCTGGCCCGACTGCTGCCGCTGCGCGACGTCTTCGTCGCGTTCTTCTTCGTGACGATCGGCGCCCTCATCGATCCCGGGACCCTGCTGTCGAACCTGCCGCTGCTGGGCGTCATGGTGGGGCTCATCGTCGTCGGCAAGCTGGTGATCTGGACGGCGGTCGTCTGGCTGTTCCGCCGCCCGCTGTGGACCGCCCTGCTCGTCGGGGTGGGGCTCACGCAGATCGGGGAGTTCTCCTTCATCCTGGTGGAGGTCGCCCGGCGGGCGGGGCACGTCGGCCGCGACGTCTACAACGCGACGCTGGCCGCGTCCCTGCTGACCATCCTGGTCAACGCGCTCCTGGTCCGGTACGCGACCGAATGGATCGGCCGCGCGCGCCTGGCCCGACCGCCGCAGCCGGCGCTGCCCGAGGCCGGAGATCTGCGGGACCACGTCGTCCTCTGCGGCTTTGGGCGCGTCGGGAGCGCGGTCGGCGAGGCCCTGGAGACCTTCCGTTTACCCTATGTCGTCGTCGAGATGGATCTGGACATCGTCAAGGGCCTGCGCGCCCGGGGCATTCCGTGCCTCTTCGGCGACGCGGCGCAGCGGCGGGTCCAGGAGGCTGCCCGCGTGGCCCGGGCCGCGCTGGTGCTCGTCACCATTCCCGAGGACGACCACGCGCGCCTGGCCGTCCTCGCCACCCGGGCGCTCAACCCCCAGGTCCCGATCCTCGCGCGTGTCCATCACCGCGAGGCCCACGCCCCCCTCCTCGCCGCCGGAGCGACCGAGGTGATCCAGCCCGAGCTGGAGGCCGGGCTGACTCTGATCCGTCGCGGACTCGGCCACCTCCCGCTGCCGAAGCAGAGCCTGGTCGCCTATCTCGAATGCCTCAGAGACGCCATCAGCGGCGCCCCCGGACGCGAGACACGGCAGGGGTGGCCCACGGTGCGCGAGCTGACGCTGGGCTCGGACAGCTTCGCGGACCAGCCGCTGCGGGAGGCGCGGCTGAGGGAGCGGTTCGGGGTGACGGTCGTGCGGATCGTCCGGGCGAACGGCGACGTCGTCCTGAGCCCGGAGGCGGAGACCCTCCTGCGGCCGGGCGATCGGATCAGCGTGTTCGGCCTGCCGCACCAGATCGAGGCGTTTCTGGCGGCCGCCCGGGCAGAGGGGCAGGGCCAGGACCAGCCTGCGATCTAA
- a CDS encoding MaoC/PaaZ C-terminal domain-containing protein, with amino-acid sequence MRQLYFEDFTLGDRFRSPSKTLTDAHFLFFAGMTGDAHPIHYDDEYARKTRFGRRLAHGLLLTSLGAVGASTLGPLIEDSIVTFVEQSSRFVAPAFIGDTILPEHEVTALERKRSAGLVTLRVTLTNQRGELVLEGQHRYLIAYRPAA; translated from the coding sequence GTGAGGCAGCTCTACTTCGAGGACTTCACGCTCGGCGACCGCTTCCGCAGCCCGTCCAAGACGCTCACCGACGCCCATTTTCTCTTTTTCGCCGGCATGACCGGCGACGCCCATCCGATCCACTACGACGACGAGTACGCCCGGAAGACCCGGTTCGGCCGGCGCCTCGCCCACGGGCTGCTCCTCACCTCCCTGGGCGCGGTGGGCGCCTCGACGCTGGGGCCGCTGATCGAGGACTCGATCGTCACCTTCGTGGAGCAGTCGTCCCGCTTCGTGGCCCCGGCGTTCATCGGTGACACCATCCTTCCCGAGCACGAAGTCACCGCCCTGGAGCGCAAGCGGTCGGCCGGACTCGTCACGCTGCGGGTCACGCTGACGAACCAGCGTGGCGAGCTGGTTCTGGAGGGGCAGCACCGCTACCTGATCGCCTACCGCCCGGCCGCGTGA
- a CDS encoding DSD1 family PLP-dependent enzyme: MTRDGIPTPALLLDLDRFERNLARMASHVRAAGKHLRPHAKTHRCPEIARRQITAGALGVACAKLGEAEVMAGAGIRGLLITTEIVAPPSIRRLLRLLAEAPDTLVVVDDARNVADLGRAAGAEGRVVDVLVDVDVGGRRTGAQPGPPALALGRLVAAHPSLRLRGLQGYAGQCAHVVGWKARRDASHVALAALLETRRLFESAGLPVEIVAGGSTGTYDIDVELDGLTELQAGSYCVMDLDYRRIGGRESDAFTGFEMALTVVATVVSVPTADRAMVDAGLKAFSTDKPFPPEPVERPGISYGFAGDEHGRLTITDPSRPPRLGERIEFFPPHCDPTFNLYDRVYAVRGPEVEAVWDIAARGRSD; the protein is encoded by the coding sequence ATGACCCGCGACGGCATCCCGACCCCCGCGTTGCTGCTCGACCTCGACCGCTTCGAGCGCAACCTTGCGCGCATGGCCTCGCACGTGCGGGCGGCGGGCAAGCACCTGCGCCCGCACGCCAAGACGCATCGCTGTCCCGAGATCGCCCGGCGGCAGATCACCGCCGGCGCCCTCGGCGTGGCCTGCGCCAAGCTGGGCGAGGCCGAGGTGATGGCCGGCGCGGGCATCCGCGGCCTGCTCATCACCACCGAGATCGTCGCGCCCCCGTCCATCCGCCGGCTGCTGCGCCTGCTGGCCGAGGCGCCGGACACGCTGGTCGTCGTGGACGACGCGCGGAACGTCGCCGATCTGGGACGCGCCGCCGGGGCGGAGGGCCGTGTGGTCGACGTGCTGGTCGACGTGGACGTCGGCGGCCGCCGCACCGGCGCCCAGCCCGGCCCGCCCGCCCTGGCCCTGGGACGCCTGGTGGCCGCCCACCCGTCCCTCCGGCTGCGCGGGCTCCAGGGCTATGCTGGGCAGTGCGCGCACGTCGTGGGCTGGAAGGCGCGTCGGGACGCTTCGCACGTGGCCTTGGCGGCCCTGCTGGAGACGCGGCGGCTCTTCGAGTCGGCGGGCCTGCCCGTGGAGATCGTGGCCGGGGGCTCGACGGGCACCTACGACATCGACGTGGAGCTGGACGGGCTCACCGAGCTGCAGGCCGGCTCCTACTGCGTGATGGATCTCGACTACCGGCGAATCGGCGGGCGCGAGAGCGACGCCTTCACGGGCTTCGAGATGGCGCTGACCGTCGTGGCCACCGTCGTGAGCGTGCCCACCGCGGACCGCGCGATGGTGGACGCCGGCCTCAAGGCGTTTTCCACCGATAAGCCGTTCCCGCCCGAGCCGGTCGAGCGCCCGGGGATCAGCTACGGCTTTGCCGGCGACGAGCACGGTCGGCTGACGATCACCGACCCCTCGCGCCCGCCCCGCCTGGGCGAGCGGATCGAGTTCTTCCCGCCGCACTGCGACCCCACCTTCAACCTCTACGACCGCGTCTACGCGGTGCGCGGGCCCGAGGTCGAGGCGGTCTGGGACATCGCCGCGCGCGGGCGGTCGGACTGA
- a CDS encoding acyl-CoA dehydrogenase translates to MNFAFNQDQQLLKNSARAFLDEHCKSALVRALGDDPRGESEAMWKDMAQLGWLGLSLPETYGGSGLGMVETAIVLEEMGRAAYPGPYFPTMLAAGAVALAGGAEQKSRWLPAIATGSARATVAFLDAQLDWEPSAPATRADKTASGWTLTGTKHFVPWAHVADVLLVPARAPEGLSLFLVDPSAPGLKLTPVTGIDLGARWTSLALDGVPVRADALLGESGQAAALLARLLRRGAVGAAAEMLGAARRCLDMSVAYAKVREQFGQPIGAFQAIRHRCAEMLLEVENSHAATYYAAWAIDARAEDEALAASVAKAYVGEAARKVCGEAIQVHGGIGFTWEYDLHMYFKRAKALEAQYGDAEYHRELVLDHVAK, encoded by the coding sequence ATGAACTTCGCCTTCAACCAGGACCAGCAGCTCCTCAAGAACTCGGCCCGCGCCTTCCTCGACGAGCACTGCAAGTCCGCTCTGGTCCGCGCCCTGGGGGACGACCCCCGGGGCGAGAGCGAGGCGATGTGGAAGGACATGGCCCAGCTCGGCTGGCTCGGGCTGTCGCTGCCCGAGACGTATGGCGGCAGCGGGCTCGGCATGGTCGAGACCGCCATCGTCCTCGAGGAGATGGGGCGGGCGGCATATCCCGGCCCCTACTTCCCCACGATGCTCGCCGCCGGCGCTGTCGCCCTCGCCGGGGGCGCCGAGCAGAAGAGCCGGTGGCTGCCGGCGATCGCGACGGGGAGCGCGCGGGCAACCGTCGCCTTCCTCGACGCCCAGCTCGACTGGGAGCCGAGCGCGCCGGCGACGCGGGCCGACAAGACGGCCAGCGGCTGGACGCTCACGGGCACCAAACACTTCGTGCCGTGGGCCCACGTGGCCGACGTGCTGCTGGTGCCCGCCCGTGCGCCGGAGGGCCTCTCGCTTTTCCTGGTGGATCCCTCGGCGCCGGGCCTCAAGCTCACACCGGTCACCGGCATAGATCTGGGAGCGCGCTGGACCTCGCTCGCGCTGGACGGCGTGCCCGTCCGCGCGGATGCCCTGCTCGGCGAATCCGGCCAGGCGGCGGCGCTGCTGGCGCGACTGCTCCGGCGGGGGGCGGTGGGCGCGGCCGCCGAGATGCTGGGCGCCGCCCGCCGCTGCCTCGACATGAGCGTCGCCTACGCGAAGGTGCGCGAGCAGTTCGGCCAGCCCATCGGCGCCTTCCAGGCGATCCGCCACCGGTGCGCCGAGATGCTCCTGGAGGTCGAGAACTCGCACGCGGCGACCTACTACGCCGCCTGGGCGATCGACGCGCGCGCCGAGGACGAAGCGCTGGCCGCGTCGGTGGCCAAGGCCTACGTCGGGGAGGCGGCGCGGAAGGTGTGCGGCGAGGCGATCCAGGTGCACGGCGGCATCGGCTTCACCTGGGAGTACGACCTGCACATGTACTTCAAGCGGGCCAAGGCGCTCGAGGCCCAGTACGGCGACGCCGAGTACCACCGCGAGCTGGTCCTCGACCACGTCGCGAAGTAA
- a CDS encoding CoA transferase, which translates to MTPGPTPLDGIRVVDLTSYIAGSYGAMMLADLGAAVVKVEALEGDSFRELPGFFGWNRGKRSIALNLKTAEGREIVERLAREGDVVMENWRPGVADRLGVGHEHLRALNPRLIYCSVTAFGSTGPYADRPGFDPLLQALGGLMTLQGFGGPPQYLRTAPTDYYTAAIATQAILAALFVRERTGRGQRIETSLLQGVMALQSGIVMDYPTKPTLIRENPTYRLYEGSDGAWFFVACGNQSFWVKLCKALGMEEFADDARFGSWLLRLRNNQDLLPIIEKRFGEKTRAEWLEILAAHDIPAAPVKTVLEFMDDPAVKHHDMVHEYDHPDVGRLRLMGQPLVFADTPTRDPGPPPTL; encoded by the coding sequence GTGACGCCGGGCCCGACCCCGCTCGACGGCATCCGCGTCGTCGACCTGACGAGCTACATCGCCGGCTCCTACGGGGCGATGATGCTGGCCGACCTCGGCGCGGCCGTCGTGAAGGTGGAGGCACTGGAGGGCGACTCGTTCCGCGAGCTGCCCGGCTTCTTCGGCTGGAATCGCGGCAAGCGCTCGATCGCGCTCAACCTCAAGACCGCCGAGGGCCGCGAGATCGTCGAGCGCCTGGCCCGCGAGGGCGACGTGGTGATGGAGAACTGGCGCCCCGGCGTCGCCGATCGTCTCGGCGTCGGCCACGAGCACCTGCGGGCGCTCAACCCCCGATTGATCTACTGCTCGGTGACCGCCTTCGGCTCCACCGGCCCCTACGCCGACCGGCCGGGCTTCGACCCGCTGCTCCAGGCCCTCGGCGGGCTCATGACGCTGCAGGGCTTCGGCGGCCCGCCCCAGTATCTACGGACCGCGCCGACCGACTACTACACGGCGGCCATCGCGACCCAGGCCATCCTGGCCGCGCTGTTCGTGCGCGAGCGCACCGGGCGCGGCCAGCGGATCGAGACGTCGCTGCTGCAGGGGGTCATGGCGCTGCAGTCCGGGATCGTCATGGATTACCCGACCAAGCCGACGCTGATCCGCGAGAACCCGACCTACCGGCTCTACGAGGGGAGCGACGGGGCGTGGTTCTTCGTGGCGTGCGGCAACCAGTCGTTCTGGGTGAAGCTCTGCAAGGCGCTCGGCATGGAGGAGTTCGCCGACGACGCGCGCTTCGGCTCGTGGCTGCTGCGCCTGCGCAACAACCAGGACCTGCTGCCGATCATCGAGAAGCGCTTCGGCGAGAAGACACGCGCCGAGTGGCTGGAGATCCTGGCCGCCCACGACATCCCCGCCGCGCCGGTGAAGACGGTGCTGGAGTTCATGGACGATCCGGCCGTGAAACACCACGACATGGTGC